CTTAAAATAATTATGTTAATGCAACTTGCTGTAAAGTGAAATGGTAACATACATGTTCCGACTTTTTTCATTTCTCTCATGCAGAGTTAAGAAGACAATGGGAGGACCTTACTGATATGTGTAGCTGTGGGCCACAGGCAGATAAAAGAATAGGAGTTCAGCCCTTTGATTTTTCTGTGATGTGTTACAATGTTCTTTCCCAAGACCTGCTCCTCAGTAATCCTTACCTTTACAAACATTGTAACCCACTTATTTTGGATTGGCATTACAGGTTCTCCAACATCATCAAAGAGTTTGAGGAACACAGTGCAGatgtaagtaaaatatttgGTCTTCTTGAGTACATCTGTAACTATTGTACACTAGGCATGAAcaatggtttttatttttttatttttttattggcataaaattggtatttttaaaatagaaatatatCCCAAAATAAAGTGCAGAACAATCATAGTGATCCATAGGGCAAGGAATTATGTTGTAAGATGCTAGGTGACTTTTTGGTGCAGTATAATGGTCACCAGCTCTTTCACAAACATTGTGGGGAAGAAATTGTAATTGCTGACATTTTATTGTATGATAAAATAGTCATGGTTTAAAATAAAGTTCTAATATATGAaacaaatattaatacattattaaataaattattaccgACACAAAATGTTAATGATTGGGTTTATGTTTTAATAAGGTTTTTAATTACTCACTTAAAACTCTTATGTAACTAATTAGGAAAATTCCTGTCAGTGATTTGTAACTGCCATTTATGTTACTTAGACTGCTGGTGTAGTAATGATGGATCCATCTACGCAATTTAAATACAAGTCTGCACAAATCAAGCGTCTCCGAAAAAGCATAAGCAAAAGTTATATTCAATGGTTGGATAACATGTTGTAAAGAACTGATTTGTAAAGATGAAGTGGATTTGAAATTATGCAGTTTATGTAAATTGGTGAACCCCCTTTGACTCCACAGATAATGTGTCTTCAGGAGGTGCAGGAGGATCACTATACAAAACAGATCAAACCCAGTCTTGAATATCTAGGTATGTTCCATTAACTTGACTAGACAAGTAACAGTATGTGTCCATTTGCcgtttatttttgtatgtgttGCTACACAGTATCTGTCTGCTCGCTgactgctttttgtaatgttgtACTAAATTATTTACTCATTCTTAAAATCCTTGTATAATTCACAGTATGCAATTGATTGAAATACTCCATAAAGTTAAGCTTTAGTGCTTGACAACAGTCACCATATACTTCATGGAGTCAAGCAGAGCCTTTCACTACAATTTACTTATGTGCTGTATGGCAACAAAACTCTTGATCACATAGAATCACAGTTTCATAGCTAAATGTAttcaaaaaatcatttaaatgatCTCTCCACCACTGCTttttaggctaccactgtgagTACAAACGACGGACGGGCCACAAGCTTGATGGCTGTGTAGTGGCATTTAAACACTCACGCTTCAAACTGTTGTCTACCCACCCCATTGAGTTTTATCGCAGAGGAATTCCACTGCTGGATCGGGATAATGTAGGTTTGGTTGTGATGCTGCAGCCAGTGAAGGAACTGGGCTTAGGGCACATCTGTGTGGCCACCACACACCTGCTGTATAACCCACGTCGTGGTGATATTAAACTAGCACAGCTAGCACTGCTACTGGCTGAAATCAGTCGTGTGTCACGGCTGGATGATGGTACCACCTGTCCTGTGGTGTTGTGTGGTGACTTTAACTCTGTACCTGCTAGTCCTCTCTACACCTTCATTAAAGATAACAAGCTGGAGTATGCAGGCATGCCCACTGGAAAGGTAGGGGAAGAGCTTAGTTTTGTTTAAGTAGTGTTTAACCTTACcctatattatcattataaagagTTAAAGTATTATGTTCATATTAGATAACATATTTGCATATAGTAAATATTAGGTATGGTTCAATCCAAAGTTGTAGTATAATATGACAGAATATATATTTCGATTAACTTTTGTGCAAGCTAAAGGAAAATGCAACACAATAAGCAGTGAGTTGATTTTAATTCAGTTGCAAACTGACAAATGATAAGTTAGTGCTTTACAatggtttacattttaaatacttttttagtgtttaaaaacattttagtgttttcactgacaaaCCTAATTGCattgtgtaaatataaaaacaacagaATATCACATCTgcatcacaataaaaaaagttgggacaaaggcaAAATAAGGCCAAGGTTATACAATTAACACTGTTCTGGACGCAGATTAACTGGTAACAGACAAATCTCTACTgctggcaggccagtcaagcacatttacatttttggcatttagcagaggcttttatccaaagtgacttacagttctgtgacagtatgttatctaagtaattgagggttaagggccttgcttaaggacccagcagtggcaacctggcagtggtggggcttgaaccagcgacctcttgattactagtccagtaccctaactgctAAGCACATGTGCTCTGTGTCAGTTAAGCTACACTGttgaatgaggcctggcattgttcAGCTGAAATgaccattttctttttttccccttctttttttattttaaatagtattatttaaaaaaaccaaAATTTGTCATCTTGTTTTAGGTATCTGGACAGGAAGAAAATCATCGAGGTCATCGATTCCTTACCGTGCCTATTTGGCCCTCTAGCCTTGGTATCTCTCAGCTGTGTCAGTTTGAAGGTCAATCAAATGGTGATTTATTACCCTGTATTACTAAATCTTTGTCTTCAAGAAAAAAGTgtttcagaaaaagttggtacagtttagaaaatgcaaagaaatatgtCCAGAAGGCAGAATGTGGTGTTCTAAAATACGGATACTTTtctacttttctgcattaatgatgGCATCTTAGAAGTGTAagttacctttgccaagggctcTGACACAACTCTATtgcatgacagaccctggcttgtggacatgttgctgataacagtctgggtggttcTCTTCGTCCTAGGTCAGAAGCACACTgcgtcaataaataaaaaaaagatctgaaacaCCTTTTTACTCGtggtgtttttaaatgaaactCCATATTTTAgtacttgacaaaggtttgccaaaataatttcttgcccatgtggttatatcagctattttaAGGAACAGGCAGTTGTTGATGCAGTGATGTCGCAGGGATCAGAGATCATGGGTGTACAGCTTAGGCTTGTGTCCTTGCCCTTTACTCAccttacctcattactagccttttggaatgtgctgcaggcctgaaatgcaggatgtatatacagccaaaacatgaaatatcttggg
The sequence above is drawn from the Trichomycterus rosablanca isolate fTriRos1 chromosome 9, fTriRos1.hap1, whole genome shotgun sequence genome and encodes:
- the angel2 gene encoding protein angel homolog 2 isoform X3 gives rise to the protein METVAAAQTFMLLMEHTHKEPPLKRRKSIEEKDSVKAKVTTKQEKESREIGPAWLHNVTAIPPQSGKVQSNLEKTGIKTELRRQWEDLTDMCSCGPQADKRIGVQPFDFSVMCYNVLSQDLLLSNPYLYKHCNPLILDWHYRFSNIIKEFEEHSADIMCLQEVQEDHYTKQIKPSLEYLGYHCEYKRRTGHKLDGCVVAFKHSRFKLLSTHPIEFYRRGIPLLDRDNVGLVVMLQPVKELGLGHICVATTHLLYNPRRGDIKLAQLALLLAEISRVSRLDDGTTCPVVLCGDFNSVPASPLYTFIKDNKLEYAGMPTGKVSGQEENHRGHRFLTVPIWPSSLGISQLCQFEGQSNEPHEEQSKLQSGASSNGFSKPTIEHRLKLASVYSHFLKESGHPEITTCHSRTAMTVDYIFYSPAQKEKSDRTKCSVAQERGLQLLARLALVSEAELREVNGLPNRHYSSDHLPLIARFRLPS
- the angel2 gene encoding protein angel homolog 2 isoform X1, coding for MFVHPLTAVISCPATYCVWRQWRQPRHSCCKNQLSFFTTRNLFTSFIKLSVLHKSDFQRGLHLFSSLMEHTHKEPPLKRRKSIEEKDSVKAKVTTKQEKESREIGPAWLHNVTAIPPQSGKVQSNLEKTGIKTELRRQWEDLTDMCSCGPQADKRIGVQPFDFSVMCYNVLSQDLLLSNPYLYKHCNPLILDWHYRFSNIIKEFEEHSADIMCLQEVQEDHYTKQIKPSLEYLGYHCEYKRRTGHKLDGCVVAFKHSRFKLLSTHPIEFYRRGIPLLDRDNVGLVVMLQPVKELGLGHICVATTHLLYNPRRGDIKLAQLALLLAEISRVSRLDDGTTCPVVLCGDFNSVPASPLYTFIKDNKLEYAGMPTGKVSGQEENHRGHRFLTVPIWPSSLGISQLCQFEGQSNEPHEEQSKLQSGASSNGFSKPTIEHRLKLASVYSHFLKESGHPEITTCHSRTAMTVDYIFYSPAQKEKSDRTKCSVAQERGLQLLARLALVSEAELREVNGLPNRHYSSDHLPLIARFRLPS
- the angel2 gene encoding protein angel homolog 2 isoform X4, with product MFVHPLTAVISCPATYCVWRQWRQPRHSCCKNQLSFFTTRNLFTSFIKLSVLHKSDFQRGLHLFSSLMEHTHKEPPLKRRKSIEEKDSVKAKVTTKQEKESREIGPAWLHNVTAIPPQSGKVQSNLEKTGIKTELRRQWEDLTDMCSCGPQADKRIGVQPFDFSVMCYNVLSQDLLLSNPYLYKHCNPLILDWHYRFSNIIKEFEEHSADIMCLQEVQEDHYTKQIKPSLEYLGYHCEYKRRTGHKLDGCVVAFKHSRFKLLSTHPIEFYRRGIPLLDRDNVGLVVMLQPVKELGLGHICVATTHLLYNPRRGDIKLAQLALLLAEISRVSRLDDGTTCPVVLCGDFNSVPASPLYTFIKDNKLEYAGMPTGKVSGQEENHRGHRFLTVPIWPSSLGISQLCQFEGQSNDPGLWTCC
- the angel2 gene encoding protein angel homolog 2 isoform X2, which codes for MFVHPLTAVISCPATYCVWRQWRQPRHSCCKNQLSFFTTRNLFTSFIKLSVLHKSDFQRGLHLFSSLMEHTHKEPPLKRRKSIEEKDSVKAKVTTKQEKESREIGPAWLHNVTAIPPQSGKVQSNLEKTGIKTELRRQWEDLTDMCSCGPQADKRIGVQPFDFSVMCYNVLSQDLLLSNPYLYKHCNPLILDWHYRFSNIIKEFEEHSADIMCLQEVQEDHYTKQIKPSLEYLGYHCEYKRRTGHKLDGCVVAFKHSRFKLLSTHPIEFYRRGIPLLDRDNVGLVVMLQPVKELGLGHICVATTHLLYNPRRGDIKLAQLALLLAEISRVSRLDDGTTCPVVLCGDFNSVPASPLYTFIKDNKLEYAGMPTGKVSGQEENHRGHRFLTVPIWPSSLGISQLCQFEEPHEEQSKLQSGASSNGFSKPTIEHRLKLASVYSHFLKESGHPEITTCHSRTAMTVDYIFYSPAQKEKSDRTKCSVAQERGLQLLARLALVSEAELREVNGLPNRHYSSDHLPLIARFRLPS